The Mytilus galloprovincialis chromosome 11, xbMytGall1.hap1.1, whole genome shotgun sequence genome contains the following window.
gtcatattataaatatttttattacttttactaACCCTCTTTTTCGttctattgaaattaaataatcccGGTATTTCTGTTATAAGAAACAATATGTTAAATCATGTATGGTATATGGCATCAAAAAGTCAATTGATTGGTATTTCAAGCAACAATAATAGTTGCTTTCCCTTTTTTGTTGCATTCGTCATCTCTAGAACAATTTTAAATTGTCTATTTAAATTTTGTGCATGTGTCTTCTGAACTTATGCGAATCATATTCATTATAATATTGATATCGATAAGTATATACacctttttttatagaaaattggcTACACAATCATAGTATGTATCAAAAGGATAATATACTCACGGGGGAATCTTATTTACTTATTTGTGTTTTCCTTTTTAGGCTCGATCACCACCAAGTAAGTAAATCTATGcgtttaaaaaaagttattatttaaaattatggaACATATTCTTATACAAAATAAGATTCAATAAattctgttacaaaatgttaaaaattattataaattaaggaatgtatctccctcatgcaaagctctgattcctttcacggatttggctatactttttggaactattggattatagctctacaaaCTTTGTATAAGCCTtggattttatatattttggccacgagtatcactgaagagacattatttgtcaaaatgcgcatctggtgcagcaaaattggtaccgttaatgttattaataccactgggtcgatgcctctgctggtggactgttagtccccgagggtatcaccagcccagtagccagtactccggtactggcatgaaaatacggattttttgtgtttttaaatttgctgttacaaaatgttaaaaattattataaattaaggaatgtatctccctcatgtaaagctctgattcctttcacggatttggctttaCATTTTGGAACtattggattatagctctacaaaCTTTATATAagtttggattttacatattttggccacgagcatcactgaagagacattatttgtcgaaatgcgcatctggtgcagcaaaattggtagcgttaatgttattatacaagtcacagacttttcactGTTTGGCATGAaatttacacatacaatttactTCTCATAAATGTACGTACTATTCTTTGTTTCTCCATATATGTCTTTTCTTAGGACATGACACAATAATGCTATATCAGAATATTAACAAAACGATGCATCAAATGATTATTAGAGTTAAGATTATTCAATTTGATACCTAAACCttgcaatatttaaaaatttgttaAGAGTCTAtcgatataaaaagaaaatatgtaatAAGATATGCGATATAAAGATAAAACAGGAAAAGAACGACCACAACAATCGGCCAACTGAGAGAGAAAGAGATAGCTTGAAACTTGGTACTTCAATAGCTTGTAGATTTAATCGAGTGCACCTGTCTAAGTGTATCATTCTAAGTACAAAAACTGCCTGCAGTCTAAAGTTTAATACTAAAAAAACGAAATTTCCATGTATCttatgttttgtatattattgtttgTCAATTCGTCGATTTTGAGGGTTTTAACGCAATGTCATTGTCTATTTTTCATTCCATGAGTTTAAATAATGCTTTGTTATCTTCCTCCTGTCTTCCAACTAAATTGATAAAgtgttattaatttgtttttagacCCGTGCTGGAATAAACCACTATGCATGATGCAGTGTGAATATGGTAACCATGTCGATCAAGATGGCTGTgctatttgtaaatgtaaacaacCTCGTAAGTAAACTTTAAACGCACAATAGTAAATAATTGTTGATCAAATTTGATTAGAATACACATCTTCTGTTCACGCCTGTATTAGAAGAATTTGACAACACTCATTCTACTTTCCGTTTTAAAAAGCTTTCGGGGTTCTGGTTCTATCGTAAAATGCAAACCTTAAAATACTTGaaaggctgaaatttcattggctgattTAATAATGAACAGAAAGAAGAAAGGAGTATAATTATTAAAGTGAATGTTACTTCCAATGGAAACTCGGGTGCATCATGCAAATGTCAATATATTTTAACAGCAATGCATATCCAATAATCAAATAATATATAGCTTATTTCTTATTTCCAATGGACTGTTAACTCGTGTATATCAGCTGAAATTGCTATCATTTTACTTGCTTCAAAGTAAATTTTACATTAGAAAACCcatgatgtttgtttttttttcagctcACTGCCCGCACGTTATGTGTGCTATGTATTGTGAACACGGATTTCAAGTTGGAGCTGATGAATGTGAAACTTGTAAATGCAACCAGCCTCGTAAGTCTATATGATATCTGAAtcttatattccaaatatttccacaatAAATATTTGACTCCATTGAAATACGCTCTGTTTAATATGTAATTTCTGGTTACTTAAGCTCAAGATATTTTCAAACATCtttcgatttttaaaatttgcTGATGCCCTTTAGGGGTTTGTCACTGTCATGCTTTGACTATACGCTACATGATacgagttataaaaaaaatgcaattattttgggagtggatatttcaaataaaaaagttaatGTTGCAAAGCGTTTCAATTTAATTTCACCTACACAGTTTTCAAACCTTGTATTTGTTAAACGTGATTATGGTAAACACTAACAAACCCATTATATTTACCTATTGAAGCGCTTTTTGTTATGATGCcacacattttatcaaaattgattTCCACTATAGTGAAAGACTTTTCGATTCAAACCTCGACTTCTACCAGGTGCAGAGAAATACCATATCTAAATGGTCGGTTGATAAGTTCTTtattgtatataagtattctGATTGAATCTAGTTTCATGTACTTTTATTAGCAAAGAACATACAAACAATAATCTATGAcctaaataaaaacaattatatgctattatttaatatttcagCTCACTGTCAGCCTGTAAGATGCAGAATGAACTGTGAGCATGGGTTCAAAGTAGGCACTGACGGATGCCAGATTTGCAAATGCAACTAACCACGTAAGCCTATACAACATAAATCTCATGTCTTTTTTAAGACAGGAACAAGAATCGCTTTCCATCATACATTTAGTTTGTCTTGGTTATTCAAAGGTTGGTTTTCGGTAAAACACTTTTACAATTGTATTTCTAGTGaaagtaaaaatatgaaaaaagcaaTTAACATGTAAATAAATGGTATTGATACCTTTTGTATTATATGTTGAATTAAGGATGAGACACAACACTTCAGGTAAAGATAAGATGTAACAGTTCTACTAAAGACATTATGTTTTGTTGGTGTATATTTTATACTGGGTGGTATCTCAGACTCTAGTTACAATATATGTCCCCAAATGTATCATAACATTGGCATTCAGTGATACACTACAACATATTTTTCCAGTTTACtgttaaaagatttcaaaatattttttatctgaaCATCATTGAGGCGATGTTCATCATTTTTTTGCCAATTACGAGTCAAAAAGTAAAACcccaaaaatactaaactccgatgaaaatttaaaacggaaagtcctcaatcaaaccacaaaatcaaatgataaaacaaatcaaacgaatggacaacaactgtcatattcctgacttggcacaggcattttcaaacGTAGATGCGtaaccaaaacaaacaaacacactgGCTATATAAATCACAAAATAGGGGTACACATGGCTCGTCATCGTGAATTTTGTATTGAGCGTTCCATATGTAAGTgaatacaaacaagaatgtgtccatagtacaatgATGCCCCACTCGCAATATCTCTTTCTATTTTTAgaggaccgtgaaattggggtcaaaacttaatttaaaattaaaaagatcatatcatagggcacatatgtactaagtttcaagttgattggacttcaacttcatcaagaactacctttaccaaaaactttaacgtgaaactcgcattatcattttctatcatcagtggactgtgaaatttgggtcaaaactctaatttggcatttgaattagaaatatcatatcatagggcacatgtgtactaagtttcaagttgattggacttcaacttcatcgacaactaccttgaccaacaactttaacctaaagcgggacgaacagacaaacagacgaacgaacatacagacggacggacgaacagacgcacagaccagaaaacataatgcccctttactatcgaAGTTGGGGCATACAAAGTGTTTCCAACCCACAAACTGTATACAGTGTTAAGttcatatatattttagtataacatatataaactttcgtttttcatttcaGCTCGAGGATGGTAAGCAGCTAACAGATGATAGACAAAGTACATGCATACagtatttaaaaacaaagaatttAAATGGATATGCATTCAATAAAATTCTTgaagttttatttcttatttgtatttcttttttcttactGAATACTGTCACCGAACTTCCAGTTCAGATATAATTGATTAAAATTAGGGGACACGAATCGTAATGCCAAAAACGGGTAATGTAATTTATgaatgggataagaaaatccttagtatttaaaaaaaatgaaaaacaggaaatttaaaacaaaaatgaccacataattgataaaaGTTGTTTACAGTTCCGTTATATCGACAACATTGAAATATCAATCTTAAAAGACAAAGTAGGTTAATTTGACCCTAATTTGTATCAAGAAGTCAAAGCTACGTACTAAACATACATCACAGATATACAACACAACTGAAACGAATATTTATCAAAAGGAACAGctaaaatatgttgatatttAATTTAACAATGATGACAACAGAAACGACTTGTTATTGATAGTACATACCAaatatagaagagggacgaaagataccaaagggacagttaaactcataaatcgaaaataaactgccaacgcctggctaaaaataaaaagaagacaaacagacaaataataaaacacaggacacaacatagaaaactatagaataaCACGAACTCCAAAACTTTCCGTTTGAACTTTTCTCggattcagtatttttgtgattttatactttttatatgcTATCAATAAAGACAAGAGTAATGATATTATACAACATGTCTTCAATAAATCATGATAAAATGAATTCTGGAATCATTTTATACACTTTTTGAAATAACAGGTGTCATAGCGAAcaatcatattaaataatggctATAAAACCtagtttaatccaccattatctacataagaaaatgcatgaaCCAAGTCAGGCTATCGTTTCACAAAGAATCATACAACAATCTTAGATCGTACGTCGGTCGTACGTCAAATCGTAAGTTTTTGACCGTTTCATAAACAATCGTAAGTCGAAATTTATCGCAAGTTTGATCGTAAACTTACGACTGTTAACAGGCAGTCGTAAGTCAAATCGTAGGGATTTTACCTGTCGAAAATCAACAACATTACATTATCTTCAAGAAAAATAAGTGTTATTGGATCATtagaatacatgtatttatgtaatATTGTCCAATCATAAGTAACTGAAACTTTACATTTCTGAAATAATCGTATTTTTCAGATCATTTGACTTTATTTTCCTTTAATTCAACGCAGCATCTTGCTTCCAATAGTCCAAATATTTGACCATAAAAACATAGAAGTGAGTGAGCTAGCACAGCACTATAAAGTCTAACAATATAAGAAGGGGATCGGTACGTCATGCCATGGTTAATTTGTTGTAACTCTCTGACTTCATAATTTACAagtcaaatattatattgcaccATCCAAAAATGTAAAATCATGAATAGAGAACGAAAATCGTCCCTTTTATCGTAAATTTTGTGTTGAGTTGCCTGTGTAACACTGAACCCAAATCTAGGAAGGACAGTTATGTAAGTTTATTCTGGTCTTGATCTATCTTAAGTACGTTAGGTTGTTCTATTCCAAAACAAGCAAGATCGCCCATCCTATAATCTATCTACTCCAATTAATTTCTGACTGCATGCTTTTTTTAGGTGCAGATGCACTGTATGAATCCAATGCCGCCAAAACATCATGTATGCGTGTGACTTGGCAGCCCTGGAGTAAAGAGAGGTGGTATAACTGCTAATGAGAGAACTAACTAGCAAGATTCGAATGAAGTAGATGTATGCACTGATAGGCAACCGTGCAGCCTTTAATAATGATGgagaagaaaataaaacaaagaccctgacataaaaaatatgaagcAATATATTCAACTTAGGAAGCTAATGTTGTTCAgccaaaatgattttttttatcaattgaattGCATTTAGGCAAAAGCCTTcatttctcttatatatttattaaaagaaattaagtacAAGTAAGAACATAAAATATCGCTCTTCCGGAGATAAAATGCTGGTGACAGTTGAACTCAATTCTATCATTCTATCATCACACGTCGTTTTACGGGTATTGATTCACGCATTACGTATTGTGCAATATACGATAAGACAAGATAAGATAGTATTGTATCAGATATctttgatgagtcttttgtagacgaaacgcacgtctggcgtatatactaaatttagtcctggtatctatgatgagtttatttattccaATTAAAGGCCACAGCAGTAATGTATTACAACGCTTAAGATAATTGACATTTTTACGCATTGTACATGATAGCAGCTGTTCAAAGGTTACAATGTAactgttacataaaaaaaaaatcagcccTTCGGCTAcaacatatttcatatttatatctatttttttacGTTGTTGTATTCAGTTTCATAATAGTGTACATGGTAGTATCTGTTCAAGGTCACAGTGTACTGTTCTACGTTGTTATATTAGGTATAATATAGTGTACGGGGTAACATCAATCTTAGGTAAATTTATAACATAACAATTCTAGTCCTTCGActacaaaatacattttaaaaatgacCATAAGATTATACAACAAATGCAAATGATAATCGTGCTGAAGGGGAGAATTTATAACATTTCTATCAAGCAATACCAGATTCATTACCTAAAATAGTAATAAACTATGTTGTGTTAATAATTTTTCTATCAAGAACTATGCTTCAATGTATTCTCCTCATCACATTGTCCGTTATCGCAATTCAGGTAAGTAATTGATTTCAATATGATTTTATTACTTATATTATTGATTTactattattgttattattgttattataatcattattaatattattattattattattattattattattattattattattattattattattattattattattagttgttgtaatattattgataatatcaataacattttttttctctaactaaaatatttattgttaaatattaaTGTGTTTATAGTTTTCCTATTTTTGCATTTTCTTAATTCCTTGGATAATTTAGCAATCTAACAAGCCATTTCAAATTCGAtgtgtctcttttttttttacttcttcaattAATAAACATCGTAGTTATAATATTAACTAGAAAATACACACGTTTGTGGATAACAAACAGTTTTGAAAATGCAATTATTCAGAGGACATCTTAATAATCTATTTTCGTCTTCTTTTTTAAGGCACGACCGCCAACACATTGTAAGTAAAGTAAAAAGTATTAGGGATCAATCATTTAACAAATTATAACACAcgatatacatttttataaatatccaaGTCTTTTCAATGTCCGTCTTCAAATCAACACATACTTCTTTTCTTGAAACTTATTGACAGTGGTGTAGTATTCATAGTTGTTTTCCTCAATTTGTCCTTCTTTGCgaaatgaaatagaaattaacATGAGAAAGTTGACAAAAACGAATTCTCACAcgtgtattacatgtattagagtTAAGGTCATAAATGTTGACAACGGGACttcaaaaaaagaatataaataagGTGTCTGTCGATTCACTAAAACAGATCTTGCACGTTTTGGAAACGATTAAAAATTCAAAACCGACGAAAACAGCCAATGCAAGAGAGGCATTGCACGTGTGTTTGTAGAGTATTTAAAGCAGGAACATTTGGTGCAGTAGGTAAACATAAAACACGAAATGTCAACGCAAAAAATGCAAAtacaaaactaaatttaaacaaaataaactaaTATCGATTACGTTTGATTTCTTGATGGTGTTTATAACGAAAATTTCGTTTGTAATTTTGAGTTAAAgaactttcatttttattttccagACAAATGCATTAATAAACCGCTATGCATGAATTATTGTAAATACGGTAACCACGTGGCCCGAGATGGATGTgatatttgtaaatgtaaacaacCTCGTAAGTACACACTAAACACACAAtcatagtaaaaagtaaaatagaaaaaatactgAGGTCAGAGGAAACTTCAATCTGAatgtccataatcacatggcaatatcaaatgacaaaacacatcaaaaacgaatggacaagaactgtcatattcctgacttggtacaggcattttcaaatgtagaaatggtggattaaaccttgttgtGTAGCGCAAACCCTTGAACTTTGTCGAAAGTCTGATCAAATTCCGTAACATTTACattgatgcgtgaactaaacagacaaatCACGTCAAGTTATTTGAAGGATTATATTCGCTTACTGTAATGATTATCACAACgtactgtacattttttttttcgtagaACGTAGTATGATTAAAGATGTTAacgttatttgatatttttaattcGGGAGAATCTCAACAAATGGCAAAGCTGTTCCAATTATAGCTTATTTCTAATGGTTCATGTGAATCAGCTCATATAGATTTGATTGTCCTCGATCGACaggaaattttacatttaaaacgatGTTAAAATCTATAACATTTTCCTTATCTATTTTCAGCCCACTGCCCAAAGCTTGTGTGTACTTATTACTGTGAACACGGCTTTCAACTTGCTGCTAATGAATGTGAAACATGTAAATGCAAACTGCCACGTAAGTCTATATGATAGCCTAATCttataataaaatacaatgaaatattttgCAGAATTATGTTGACTGAATTGAAATCAGAACttttaaatattgttgtttggatggagagttgtctcattggcactcacaccacatcttcctatatctaagttaGTTGAAGTTGACTATTCTGTTATTTTTAttccccacctacgatagtagaggggcattatgttttctggtctgtggctccgttcgttcgttcgtccgtccgtccgtccgtctgttcgttcgttcgtcccgcttcaggttaaagtttttggtcaaggtagtttttgatgaaattgaagtccaatcaacttgaaacttagtacacatgttccctatagtataatatttttctcattttaatgccaaattagatatttacccaatttcaaagtccataaaacatggaaaatgatagtgcgagtggggcatccatgtactttggacacattcttgttgttgtTAAGTAGGATGTGATGAACTTTAATTTCACCCCTATGATGAAAGG
Protein-coding sequences here:
- the LOC143052533 gene encoding uncharacterized protein LOC143052533 isoform X3, yielding MLRYILLLAVAVIAIQARSPPNPCWNKPLCMMQCEYGNHVDQDGCAICKCKQPPHCPHVMCAMYCEHGFQVGADECETCKCNQPPHCQPVRCRMNCEHGFKVGTDGCQICKCN
- the LOC143052533 gene encoding uncharacterized protein LOC143052533 isoform X1; the protein is MLRYILLLAVAVIAIQARSPLKYDKCSDKPLCMMYCEYGNHVDQDGCAICKCKQPPHCPHVMCAMYCEHGFQVGADECETCKCNQPPHCQPVRCRMNCEHGFKVGTDGCQICKCN
- the LOC143052533 gene encoding uncharacterized protein LOC143052533 isoform X2, with the translated sequence MLRYILLLAVAVIAIQARSPLKYKCSDKPLCMMYCEYGNHVDQDGCAICKCKQPPHCPHVMCAMYCEHGFQVGADECETCKCNQPPHCQPVRCRMNCEHGFKVGTDGCQICKCN